From the Kogia breviceps isolate mKogBre1 chromosome 3, mKogBre1 haplotype 1, whole genome shotgun sequence genome, one window contains:
- the LRFN5 gene encoding leucine-rich repeat and fibronectin type-III domain-containing protein 5 isoform X3: protein MEKFLFYLFFIGIAVRAQICPKRCVCQILSPNLATLCAKKGLLFVPPNIDRRTVELRLADNFVTNIKRKDFANMTSLVDLTLSRNTISFITPHAFADLRNLRALHLNSNRLTKITNDMFSGLSNLHHLILNNNQLTLISSTAFDDVFALEELDLSYNNLETIPWDAVEKMVSLHTLSLDHNMIDNIPKGTFSHLHKMTRLDVTSNKLQKLPPDPLFQRAQVLATSGIISPSTFALSFGGNPLHCNCELLWLRRLSREDDLETCASPALLTGRYFWSIPEEEFLCEPPLITRHTHEMRVLEGQRATLRCKARGDPEPAIHWISPEGKLISNATRSLVYDNGTLDILITTIKDTGAFTCIASNPAGEATQMVDLHIIKLPHLLNSTNHIHEPDPGSSDISTSTKSGSNASTSNGDTKISQDKIVVAEATSSTALLKFNFQRNIPGIRMFQIQYNGTYDDTLVYRTFVILF from the exons AtggaaaaatttcttttttatctgtttttcatTGGCATAGCAGTGAGAGCTCAGATCTGTCCAAAGCGTTGTGTCTGTCAGATTTTGTCTCCTAATCTTGCAACCCTTTGTGCCAAGAAAGGGCTTTTGTTTGTGCCACCAAACATTGACAGAAGAACTGTGGAACTGCGTTTGGCAGACAATTTTGttacaaatattaaaaggaaagatTTTGCCAATATGACCAGCTTGGTGGACCTGACTCTATCCAGGAATACAATAAGTTTTATTACACCTCATGCTTTTGCTGACTTACGGAATCTGAGGGCATTGCATTTGAATAGCAACAGATTGACTAAAATTACAAATGATATGTTCAGTGGGCTTTCCAATCTCCATCATTTGATACTGAACAACAATCAGCTGACTTTAATTTCTTCTACAGCATTTGATGATGTCTTTGCCCTCGAGGAGCTGGATCTGTCCTATAATAATTTAGAAACAATACCATGGGATGCTGTTGAGAAGATGGTTAGCTTGCACACCCTCAGTTTGGATCACAATATGATTGATAACATTCCTAAGGGGACTTTCTCCCACTTGCACAAGATGACTCGGCTAGATGTAACATCAAATAAATTGCAGAAGTTACCACCTGACCCTCTCTTTCAGCGAGCTCAGGTCCTAGCAACCTCAGGAATCATAAGCCCATCTACTTTTGCATTAAGTTTTGGTGGAAACCCTTTGCATTGCAACTGTGAATTGCTGTGGTTGAGGCGTCTGTCCAGAGAAGATGACCTGGAGACCTGTGCTTCCCCAGCGCTTTTAACTGGCCGCTATTTTTGGTCAATTCCTGAGGAAGAGTTTTTGTGTGAGCCTCCTCTCATTACTCGTCATACACATGAGATGAGAGTCCTGGAGGGTCAGAGGGCAACCCTGAGGTGCAAAGCCAGGGGAGACCCCGAACCTGCAATTCACTGGATTTCTCCTGAAGGGAAGCTTATTTCAAATGCAACAAGATCTCTGGTGTATGATAATGGAACACTTGACATTCTTATAACAACTATTAAGGATACAGGTGCTTTTACCTGCATTGCTTCCAATCCTGCTGGGGAAGCAACTCAAATGGTGGATCTTCATATAATTAAGCTCCCTCACTTACTAAACAGTACGAACCATATCCATGAGCCTGATCCTGGTTCTTCAGATATCTCAACTTCTACTAAGTCAGGTTCTAATGCAAGCACTAGTAATGGTGATACTAAAATCAGTCAAGATAAAATTGTGGTGGCAGAAGCAACATCATCTACGGCACtgcttaaatttaattttcaaagaaatatccCGGGAATACGTATGTTTCAAATCCAGTACAATGGTACTTATGATGACACCCTtgtttacag AACCTTCGTCATACTATTTTGA